Proteins encoded together in one Mycolicibacter minnesotensis window:
- a CDS encoding DUF3558 domain-containing protein, which produces MLTKLRLITALGALVMAVVMVWQQTPPGRDIADGSAVQLRSTALPLAPPTTSSKAVNLTNPRPFDACEDIPYDVIAQLGLAFTPPKPVEGVRCEFDAGNYQMAVETFVWRSYDESIPADAIEMDINGHRAAQYWVMKPTEWNNRWWFSCMVAFKTSYGVIQQSLYYSPVYSNPDVDCPTENLMRAHQLAPHYKY; this is translated from the coding sequence ATGCTCACCAAACTGCGCCTGATCACCGCGTTGGGGGCGCTGGTGATGGCCGTCGTGATGGTCTGGCAACAGACACCCCCAGGCCGCGACATCGCCGACGGCTCCGCGGTACAACTGCGCTCCACCGCGCTACCGCTGGCACCGCCGACCACGTCAAGCAAAGCGGTCAACCTCACCAACCCGCGTCCGTTCGACGCCTGCGAGGACATCCCCTACGACGTTATTGCGCAATTGGGGCTGGCATTCACGCCGCCCAAGCCTGTCGAGGGTGTGCGCTGCGAGTTCGATGCCGGCAACTACCAGATGGCCGTCGAGACGTTCGTGTGGCGCAGCTACGACGAGTCCATTCCCGCCGATGCCATCGAGATGGACATCAACGGGCACCGTGCGGCGCAGTACTGGGTCATGAAACCGACCGAATGGAACAACCGGTGGTGGTTCTCCTGCATGGTGGCCTTCAAGACCAGCTACGGGGTGATCCAACAGTCGCTGTACTACTCACCGGTGTATTCCAACCCCGACGTGGACTGTCCCACCGAGAATCTGATGCGGGCTCACCAGCTGGCACCGCACTACAAGTACTGA
- a CDS encoding CocE/NonD family hydrolase — MAASTPRPTGPRLTDVLINRALRRLPPPTTGYTVRREHIPMRDGVQLRADHYQPAGDVAGTLLVRCPYGRGFPFSVVFARLYAARGYRVVLQSVRGTFGSGGVFEPMVNEAADGADTVAWLRAQPWFTGSFGTIGLSYLGFTQWALLADPPPELKAAVITVGMHDLHQSTWGVGAFALNDFLGWSHMMAHQEDRPRIRVGLRQLTAQRKVKRAAAGLPLGAAGRALLGSGSPWYESWAEHPDPDDPFWDPLRYPAALERAQVPVLLLSGWQDLFLDQTLTQFHTLRDRGTDVALTVGPWTHSEMVTKGLGTVTTESLDWLGTHLAGEDRPSRTSPVRVYVTGAGEWREFPDWPPETRSRSWWLQPGGRLADGPSTAAGAETASFTYDPADPTPTVGGRLLAPGGGYQRDDALARRNDVLTFTSEPLSDAVDVFGSPVVELAHSSDNPHVDVFVRISEIDARGRSRNVSDGYRRLNHSAGTIRIDLDEIAHRFTSGTRIRLLIAGGCHPRFARNLGTEEPAISGAALRPATHTVQFTDSRLLLPTHS; from the coding sequence TTGGCCGCCTCCACACCGCGACCGACTGGCCCGCGGCTCACCGACGTTCTGATCAATCGGGCGCTGCGCCGGCTGCCGCCGCCCACCACCGGCTACACCGTGCGCCGCGAGCACATCCCGATGCGCGACGGGGTGCAGCTGCGCGCCGACCACTATCAGCCGGCCGGTGATGTGGCCGGCACGCTGCTGGTGCGCTGCCCCTACGGCCGCGGTTTCCCGTTCTCTGTGGTGTTCGCCCGGCTGTATGCCGCCCGCGGCTACCGGGTGGTCCTGCAGAGTGTGCGCGGCACCTTCGGCTCGGGCGGGGTGTTCGAACCGATGGTCAATGAGGCCGCCGACGGTGCCGACACGGTGGCGTGGCTACGGGCCCAACCGTGGTTCACCGGTTCCTTCGGGACGATCGGATTGTCCTACCTGGGTTTTACCCAGTGGGCGTTGCTGGCCGACCCCCCGCCGGAGTTGAAGGCCGCGGTCATCACGGTCGGAATGCACGATCTGCACCAGTCGACGTGGGGCGTCGGGGCGTTCGCACTCAACGACTTCTTGGGCTGGAGCCACATGATGGCCCACCAGGAGGATCGGCCACGGATCCGGGTGGGCCTGCGGCAGCTGACCGCGCAACGCAAGGTCAAACGCGCCGCGGCCGGTTTGCCGCTCGGTGCGGCGGGCCGGGCCCTGCTGGGCAGCGGCTCCCCCTGGTATGAGTCGTGGGCTGAGCATCCCGATCCCGATGATCCGTTCTGGGACCCGTTGCGCTATCCGGCGGCCCTAGAGCGAGCGCAGGTTCCGGTGTTGCTGCTCAGCGGCTGGCAGGACCTGTTCCTAGATCAGACGCTGACGCAATTCCACACGCTGCGTGACCGAGGCACCGATGTGGCTCTGACTGTCGGCCCGTGGACGCACAGCGAGATGGTGACCAAGGGGCTGGGCACCGTCACCACGGAATCGCTCGACTGGCTGGGCACTCACCTGGCCGGCGAAGACAGACCGTCGCGCACCAGCCCGGTCCGGGTCTATGTCACCGGCGCTGGAGAATGGCGCGAGTTCCCGGATTGGCCTCCCGAGACGAGGAGTCGCAGCTGGTGGCTACAGCCCGGCGGACGGTTGGCGGATGGCCCGTCGACCGCAGCCGGAGCCGAGACGGCCAGCTTCACCTATGACCCTGCCGATCCCACGCCCACAGTCGGCGGGCGGTTGCTCGCACCCGGTGGTGGATATCAGCGCGACGACGCGTTGGCGCGGCGCAACGACGTGCTGACTTTCACCAGCGAGCCGTTGTCCGACGCCGTCGACGTCTTCGGCAGCCCGGTAGTGGAGCTGGCGCATTCCAGCGACAACCCGCACGTCGACGTGTTCGTCAGGATCAGCGAGATCGACGCACGCGGACGTTCACGCAATGTCAGCGACGGATATCGCCGGTTGAACCACAGCGCTGGGACGATCCGCATCGATCTCGATGAGATCGCCCACCGGTTTACCTCCGGAACACGCATCCGGCTGCTGATCGCCGGGGGCTGCCATCCCCGCTTCGCGCGGAACCTGGGCACCGAAGAGCCGGCGATCAGCGGCGCCGCGCTGCGACCGGCGACGCACACCGTGCAGTTCACCGACTCACGGCTACTGCTGCCCACGCACAGCTGA
- a CDS encoding DUF5642 family protein has product MRPAPLVAAPPSVAPLVVVVTAMSSDWHAAGRAPILLAALGVTTALAGCDTSAQVSPAGPAAVPPPAGQSSPEPYDISRVGAVVDDFPQGFSPQAHPAKTLGPADLGGSAVAAFTGAQFDPPQCRSVVIPPYADPTVGTEAVGVIGQGDQGSMYVVALRSPHPVAAEPDPAGCDRISLSGSPEATGTVERIAAPAVGGVRTTGVKLTVMDSAEGPDYLFTAALDDSTSVVVMGSADQQLDPQRLMSDLLVKAVSAVRGQQ; this is encoded by the coding sequence GTGAGGCCGGCACCACTGGTGGCGGCACCACCATCTGTGGCACCACTGGTGGTGGTGGTGACCGCGATGTCGAGTGACTGGCATGCCGCTGGCCGCGCGCCGATTCTGCTGGCCGCGCTCGGCGTCACGACCGCCCTCGCCGGGTGCGACACCAGCGCACAGGTCTCGCCGGCGGGTCCGGCGGCGGTCCCACCGCCCGCCGGGCAATCCAGCCCGGAACCGTACGACATCTCCAGAGTCGGCGCCGTCGTCGACGACTTTCCGCAGGGCTTCTCGCCGCAAGCGCACCCGGCAAAGACCCTGGGCCCCGCTGACCTCGGGGGCTCGGCGGTCGCTGCGTTCACCGGCGCGCAGTTCGACCCACCACAGTGTCGTTCCGTGGTGATCCCGCCTTACGCGGATCCGACGGTCGGCACGGAGGCGGTCGGCGTGATCGGGCAGGGCGATCAGGGAAGCATGTATGTGGTTGCACTGCGGTCGCCCCATCCTGTTGCGGCCGAACCTGATCCGGCCGGATGTGATCGGATCTCGCTGTCCGGCTCGCCGGAGGCGACCGGGACGGTGGAGCGTATCGCGGCACCCGCGGTCGGGGGCGTCAGGACGACGGGGGTAAAGCTGACGGTCATGGACTCAGCGGAGGGGCCGGACTACCTGTTCACCGCGGCGCTGGACGACAGCACCTCGGTTGTTGTGATGGGCAGTGCGGATCAGCAGTTGGACCCGCAGCGGTTGATGTCAGACCTGCTGGTCAAGGCCGTCTCAGCTGTGCGTGGGCAGCAGTAG
- the sfnG gene encoding dimethylsulfone monooxygenase SfnG yields the protein MLTVHTGPLRFAYWVPNVSGGLVTSTVEQQTDYRHEYNVSVARIAEQAGFEYALTQVRTITSHEAEYHHESTSFALALLLATERLKVITAVQPGLWHPGVLASWLATADHLSNGRAAVNVVSGWLKEEFTQLGEPWLEHDERYRRSAEFIQVLKAIWTESPANYAGDFYRVHDVTLKPKPLSWVGRPHPEICQGGNSTADRGNGARYADWYFSNGSDFDGVTAQLADLRRIAADSGRAEPPRFGLNGFVIVRDTEAEAQDALREIIAKAQVPAIQGFGTTVRPADASAADHRSIWADADFEDLAQYNDGFRTRLIGTAEHVAERIVSYRKLGVNLILAGFLHPQEEIEAFGRTVLPLVRELEEHAGLTTAPLPALS from the coding sequence ATGCTGACAGTCCACACCGGACCGCTGAGGTTCGCGTACTGGGTCCCCAATGTCAGCGGCGGACTGGTCACGTCCACGGTCGAGCAACAAACGGACTACCGACACGAATACAACGTCAGTGTCGCGCGCATTGCCGAACAGGCGGGCTTCGAGTACGCACTGACACAGGTTCGCACCATCACCAGCCATGAGGCGGAGTATCACCATGAGTCGACCAGTTTCGCCCTGGCGCTGCTCCTGGCCACCGAACGCCTGAAGGTGATCACAGCCGTGCAGCCGGGGTTGTGGCACCCCGGCGTACTGGCGAGTTGGTTGGCGACCGCTGACCATCTGTCGAACGGGCGGGCCGCGGTCAACGTGGTCAGTGGCTGGCTCAAAGAGGAGTTCACCCAGTTGGGTGAGCCGTGGCTTGAACATGACGAACGCTACCGGCGCAGCGCCGAGTTCATTCAGGTGCTCAAGGCGATCTGGACAGAAAGCCCCGCCAATTACGCCGGCGACTTCTACCGCGTCCACGACGTCACCCTCAAACCCAAGCCGCTGTCCTGGGTGGGCCGGCCCCACCCAGAGATATGTCAGGGCGGCAACTCGACCGCGGACCGCGGCAACGGGGCCCGCTATGCCGACTGGTACTTCTCCAATGGCAGTGACTTCGACGGCGTCACTGCGCAATTGGCCGATCTGCGCAGGATCGCCGCCGACTCGGGCCGCGCTGAGCCTCCCCGGTTCGGCCTCAACGGCTTCGTCATCGTGCGCGATACCGAGGCCGAGGCCCAAGATGCGCTGCGCGAGATCATCGCCAAGGCCCAGGTACCCGCGATTCAGGGGTTCGGAACTACGGTGCGACCGGCCGACGCATCGGCAGCAGACCACCGCAGTATCTGGGCCGATGCCGACTTCGAGGATCTGGCGCAATACAACGACGGCTTCCGCACGCGGCTGATCGGCACTGCCGAACACGTCGCCGAACGCATTGTCTCCTACCGGAAGCTGGGCGTGAACCTGATCCTGGCCGGGTTCCTGCATCCCCAGGAAGAGATCGAGGCCTTTGGCCGCACGGTGCTACCGCTGGTACGCGAACTCGAGGAACACGCCGGCTTGACTACCGCTCCCCTGCCCGCGCTGTCATGA
- a CDS encoding DUF1802 family protein yields the protein MHGMALKEWSAVVAALLAGRQRILLRKGGIHEKRFDVSAAEFLLFPTSVHSHAERVRAEYRDLLGPASADSTAEQVVIRAAAKVVAALPVERPNALEGIADLHIWTDESVRADRLDFRPKHRLTALVVQVFRLSQPVRLDRSPDYAGCASWVQLPIADPELGAPICTLEELDAVTARVRDTVG from the coding sequence ATGCACGGTATGGCCTTGAAAGAGTGGAGCGCTGTCGTTGCCGCACTGCTGGCCGGTCGGCAACGAATTCTGCTGCGCAAAGGTGGCATTCACGAGAAGCGGTTTGATGTCAGCGCGGCCGAGTTCTTGCTCTTTCCGACGTCGGTACACAGTCACGCCGAGCGAGTCCGCGCCGAGTACCGCGACCTGCTCGGGCCGGCGTCGGCGGATTCCACCGCCGAACAGGTGGTGATACGGGCGGCGGCGAAAGTCGTTGCAGCGCTGCCCGTCGAGCGGCCCAACGCGCTGGAGGGCATCGCTGACCTGCACATCTGGACTGACGAATCGGTGCGTGCCGACCGGCTGGACTTTCGCCCCAAACACCGGCTGACGGCATTGGTGGTCCAGGTGTTCCGGCTGTCCCAACCAGTCCGGCTGGATCGCAGCCCCGATTACGCCGGCTGCGCCAGTTGGGTTCAGCTGCCGATCGCCGACCCCGAACTGGGCGCCCCGATCTGCACCCTCGAGGAGCTGGATGCGGTGACTGCGCGGGTCCGCGACACCGTCGGCTGA
- a CDS encoding enoyl-CoA hydratase, producing MSDDILLVQTHDRICTVTLNRPQSRNALSGALRDALFAALAAANADDDVDVIILTGADPVFCAGLDLKEFGSSTTLAGDIAPQWPPMTKPVIGAINGAAVTGGLELALYCDVLIASEQARFADTHARVGLLPSWGLSVRLPQKVGVGLARRMSLTGDYLSAADALRAGLVTEVVPHAELLPAAHRMAATIVGNNQAAVRALLASYHRIDESQNAAGLWIEAMAAKQWLNTVTGADVAANRAAVLERGRSQVH from the coding sequence GTGAGCGACGACATTCTGCTGGTCCAGACGCACGACCGAATCTGCACCGTGACCCTCAACCGCCCGCAGTCGCGCAATGCGCTGTCGGGGGCCCTGCGCGATGCCCTCTTCGCGGCACTGGCCGCCGCCAACGCCGACGACGACGTTGACGTGATCATCCTCACCGGCGCCGATCCGGTGTTCTGTGCCGGCTTGGACCTCAAGGAGTTCGGCAGTTCCACCACCCTTGCGGGGGACATCGCACCGCAGTGGCCGCCGATGACGAAGCCGGTGATCGGTGCCATCAATGGGGCGGCAGTGACAGGCGGGCTCGAATTGGCGCTGTACTGCGACGTGCTGATCGCCTCGGAGCAGGCTCGGTTCGCCGACACCCACGCCCGGGTCGGTCTACTGCCGTCCTGGGGCCTCAGCGTTCGGCTGCCTCAAAAGGTCGGCGTCGGCTTGGCCCGCCGGATGAGCCTGACCGGCGACTATCTGTCGGCGGCCGACGCGCTGCGGGCCGGCCTGGTGACCGAGGTGGTTCCGCACGCCGAGCTGCTGCCCGCGGCCCACCGGATGGCTGCCACGATCGTGGGCAACAATCAGGCCGCGGTTCGTGCGCTGCTGGCGTCGTATCACCGCATCGACGAATCACAGAACGCTGCCGGCCTGTGGATCGAGGCGATGGCGGCCAAGCAGTGGCTGAACACCGTGACCGGCGCCGATGTCGCCGCCAACCGCGCGGCTGTGCTGGAGCGCGGGCGCTCCCAGGTGCACTGA
- a CDS encoding sugar O-acetyltransferase, translated as MSDQRDQMLRGALYRPDDPDLVAGRLRSQRLVTAFNATGPDETDARGGLLAELLGSFGENSQILPRFCCDYGINITIGANCFINYDAVFLDCAPITIGNDVQIGPRTQLLTALHPVDDIDARRGGWESAAAITVGDDVWLAAGVIVCPGVSIGSGTVVGAGSVVTRDVPAGVLAAGNPCRVLRPLR; from the coding sequence GTGAGCGATCAGCGGGATCAGATGCTGCGTGGCGCGCTGTATCGGCCTGACGACCCGGACCTGGTAGCCGGCCGCCTGAGAAGTCAGCGCCTGGTGACGGCGTTCAACGCCACTGGGCCCGACGAGACGGATGCGCGGGGTGGCCTGCTGGCCGAGCTACTGGGCTCGTTCGGGGAGAACTCGCAGATATTGCCCCGATTCTGTTGCGACTACGGCATCAACATCACCATCGGTGCCAACTGCTTCATCAACTACGACGCGGTCTTTCTGGACTGCGCGCCCATCACCATCGGTAACGACGTGCAGATCGGTCCCCGCACCCAACTTCTGACAGCCCTGCACCCCGTCGACGACATCGATGCGCGCCGCGGCGGCTGGGAATCTGCCGCCGCGATCACCGTCGGCGACGACGTCTGGCTGGCCGCCGGTGTGATCGTGTGTCCGGGCGTGTCGATTGGCTCCGGCACCGTGGTGGGGGCCGGCAGCGTGGTGACCCGAGACGTCCCCGCAGGGGTGCTCGCGGCCGGAAACCCTTGCCGCGTCCTGAGGCCGTTGCGCTGA
- a CDS encoding MATE family efflux transporter gives MTEGTAAGGRQIVALAVPALVVLAAEPLYLLFDTAVVGRLGALSLAGLAIGGLILGLVASQATFLSYGTTARAARHFGAGDRRAAVAEGVQATWLALGLGALTVMVVQISAAPVVAAVAGRDSIAQAALPWLRIAILGAPAILVSLAGNGWLRGVQDTSRPPLYVVAGFALSAVLCPVLVFGALGLPNWGLAGSAIANCAGQWLSALLFLRALGSERISLRLDSAVLRSQLVMGRDLIVRSLAFQACFVSAAAVAARFGAAALAAHQIVLQLWTFLALVLDSLAIAAQALVGAALGAGDGGQARSVAARVTAFSALAAGILAALLAAGSGILPGLFTGDGAVLTAIAVPWWYLVAQLPIAGIVFALDGVLLGAGDAAFMRTATVLSALIGFLPLIWISLALHWGLAGIWSGLSAFIVLRLLFVGWRALSGRWVQAGRP, from the coding sequence GTGACGGAAGGTACCGCCGCCGGCGGCCGCCAGATCGTGGCATTAGCGGTGCCGGCGCTGGTGGTGCTGGCTGCCGAACCGCTGTATTTGCTCTTCGACACCGCTGTGGTCGGCCGGCTCGGCGCACTGAGCCTGGCCGGCCTGGCGATCGGCGGGCTGATCCTGGGGTTGGTGGCCTCGCAGGCCACCTTCCTGTCTTACGGCACTACGGCGCGGGCTGCACGACACTTCGGTGCCGGTGACCGTCGCGCCGCGGTCGCCGAGGGCGTCCAGGCGACGTGGCTGGCGCTGGGCTTGGGTGCGCTGACCGTGATGGTGGTCCAGATTTCGGCGGCACCGGTGGTCGCGGCGGTCGCCGGGCGGGACAGCATTGCCCAGGCCGCCTTGCCGTGGTTGCGGATCGCGATCCTCGGCGCGCCGGCAATCCTGGTGTCCCTGGCGGGCAACGGATGGTTGCGGGGGGTGCAGGACACCTCGCGGCCGCCGCTCTATGTGGTTGCGGGCTTTGCGCTTTCGGCAGTGCTATGCCCGGTGCTGGTATTTGGAGCGCTGGGTCTGCCCAACTGGGGTCTGGCCGGATCAGCGATTGCCAATTGTGCGGGTCAATGGCTGTCGGCGCTGCTGTTCTTGCGGGCACTTGGCTCGGAGCGGATCTCGCTACGGTTGGACTCGGCGGTGCTGCGCTCTCAGCTGGTGATGGGCCGCGACCTGATCGTCCGATCGCTGGCATTCCAGGCCTGCTTTGTCTCGGCGGCCGCAGTGGCGGCCCGGTTCGGCGCCGCAGCGCTGGCCGCCCATCAGATCGTGCTGCAGCTGTGGACGTTTCTGGCACTGGTGCTTGATTCGCTGGCGATCGCCGCGCAGGCCCTGGTGGGCGCGGCGCTCGGGGCCGGCGACGGCGGCCAGGCCAGGTCCGTAGCGGCCCGGGTCACGGCGTTCTCGGCCCTTGCCGCCGGGATACTGGCCGCGCTGCTCGCCGCGGGCTCGGGGATATTGCCAGGCCTGTTCACCGGGGACGGCGCGGTGTTGACCGCGATCGCCGTGCCGTGGTGGTACCTGGTTGCTCAGTTACCCATCGCTGGAATAGTTTTCGCACTGGACGGGGTGCTGTTGGGCGCCGGGGACGCAGCGTTCATGCGCACCGCCACAGTGCTCAGCGCCCTGATCGGCTTTCTGCCGCTGATCTGGATCTCACTGGCGCTGCACTGGGGACTGGCCGGAATCTGGTCGGGTTTGAGCGCGTTCATCGTGTTGCGGTTGCTGTTCGTCGGATGGCGGGCACTGTCGGGTAGATGGGTGCAGGCTGGTCGGCCGTAG
- a CDS encoding DHH family phosphoesterase, which yields MRVPTTAVMVSRRATDSLPAGRRVDVAGAAELLAGATSLAVICHVHPDADTIGAGLALAAVLRRRGTEVTVSFAHPAQLPQSLQSLPGSELLVGPDAVRDDVDLVVTVDVSSADRLGGLQALAMSAGALLVIDHHASNELFGTANFVDPKADSTTMMVAELIDALGEPIDADVAHCLYAGLVTDTGSFRWASARAHRLAARLVDAGVDNAEVTRTVMDTHPFGWLTMLSRVLAGACLLPEAVDGRGLVYALVDHAEWTSARSEEVESIVDIIRTTDEAEVAAVFKEIQPGSWAVSLRAKSAVDLAAVACRFGGGGHRLAAGYTGTGTAQDVVAALVAALGR from the coding sequence ATGCGGGTGCCGACGACAGCGGTGATGGTGAGCAGACGGGCGACTGACTCGTTGCCCGCGGGCCGGCGGGTCGACGTCGCCGGAGCCGCGGAACTGCTGGCGGGTGCGACCTCGCTGGCCGTGATCTGTCACGTGCATCCCGATGCCGATACCATCGGCGCGGGGTTGGCTCTGGCGGCCGTCCTGCGCCGGCGCGGCACGGAGGTGACGGTCAGCTTCGCTCACCCCGCTCAGTTGCCGCAGTCGCTGCAGTCGCTGCCCGGCAGTGAGTTGCTGGTCGGCCCAGACGCTGTGCGCGATGATGTCGATCTGGTGGTGACTGTCGATGTCTCCAGCGCCGACCGGCTCGGAGGGCTGCAGGCGCTGGCGATGTCCGCCGGTGCGCTGCTGGTGATCGACCACCACGCATCCAATGAACTGTTCGGGACGGCTAATTTCGTTGACCCGAAAGCGGATTCGACGACAATGATGGTCGCCGAGCTGATCGATGCCCTAGGCGAGCCAATCGATGCGGACGTGGCGCACTGCCTGTATGCCGGCTTGGTCACCGACACCGGCTCGTTTCGGTGGGCCAGCGCCCGTGCGCACCGCCTGGCGGCGCGATTGGTGGACGCAGGCGTCGACAACGCCGAGGTCACCCGGACCGTGATGGACACCCACCCATTCGGCTGGCTCACGATGCTGTCGCGGGTGCTGGCCGGCGCATGCCTGCTGCCGGAGGCGGTGGACGGGCGCGGACTGGTCTATGCCCTGGTCGATCATGCCGAGTGGACCTCGGCGCGGTCCGAGGAGGTGGAGAGCATCGTCGATATCATCCGCACCACCGATGAGGCCGAGGTTGCTGCGGTGTTCAAGGAGATCCAGCCAGGCAGCTGGGCGGTGTCTCTGCGGGCGAAGTCGGCGGTGGACTTGGCCGCCGTGGCCTGCCGATTCGGCGGCGGCGGGCACCGGCTGGCGGCCGGATACACGGGTACCGGTACGGCGCAGGACGTGGTCGCCGCGCTGGTTGCCGCGCTCGGGCGGTGA
- the rbfA gene encoding 30S ribosome-binding factor RbfA, giving the protein MADPARARRLAKRISTIVASAIEYEIKDPRLAGVTITDAKVTADLHDATLYYTVLGRSLEDDPNYGGAAAALEGAKGVLRSKVGAGTGVRFTPTLTFVRDTVPDSAHRMAELLAAAQAADADLARIREGKQPVGDPNPYREAPADAGADDSGDGEQTGD; this is encoded by the coding sequence GTGGCTGATCCGGCACGGGCACGCCGGCTGGCTAAGCGGATCTCCACGATCGTCGCCTCGGCGATCGAGTACGAGATCAAGGATCCGCGGCTGGCCGGCGTGACGATCACCGACGCGAAGGTGACGGCTGACCTGCACGACGCGACCTTGTACTACACGGTGCTGGGACGTTCGCTGGAGGACGACCCCAACTACGGCGGCGCCGCTGCCGCGTTGGAGGGGGCCAAGGGCGTGCTGCGCTCCAAGGTCGGTGCCGGCACTGGGGTGCGGTTCACCCCGACGCTGACATTTGTCCGCGACACGGTGCCCGACTCGGCGCACCGCATGGCGGAGTTGCTGGCCGCAGCTCAAGCCGCCGACGCTGACCTGGCCAGGATTCGGGAAGGTAAGCAGCCGGTGGGGGACCCCAATCCCTACCGGGAGGCTCCCGCAGATGCGGGTGCCGACGACAGCGGTGATGGTGAGCAGACGGGCGACTGA